The Desulfallas thermosapovorans DSM 6562 genome contains a region encoding:
- the ehuC gene encoding ectoine/hydroxyectoine ABC transporter permease subunit EhuC, which translates to MSPPLDLLPALLPGVVVTLQLTVFSSILALIIAFVVGFGRLSKYGPVRVVSSAYVEFFRGTSLLVQLFWAYFVLPHFGLELAAMHAGVLVLGLNYGAYGSEVVRSSILAVPKSQTEAGIALNMTPTQIMHRIILPQAFLTMLPPFGNLLIELLKGTALVSLITLGDLMFMGAQLRVTTLRTTEVFSLVLIIYFIIAYPLILGVRTLESKFSKGRA; encoded by the coding sequence ATTAGCCCACCTTTGGACCTCCTCCCGGCATTATTGCCCGGGGTTGTTGTAACATTGCAATTAACTGTGTTTTCATCAATTTTGGCATTAATTATAGCATTTGTTGTGGGTTTTGGTCGGCTTTCCAAATACGGACCGGTTCGTGTCGTATCTTCTGCTTATGTTGAATTTTTTCGCGGGACATCGCTTCTGGTACAGTTATTCTGGGCTTACTTTGTGTTACCCCACTTTGGCCTGGAGTTAGCGGCAATGCACGCTGGAGTTCTTGTTTTGGGTTTGAATTACGGTGCCTATGGTTCTGAAGTTGTACGCAGTTCTATTCTAGCTGTACCCAAGTCGCAAACCGAGGCGGGAATCGCCTTGAACATGACTCCTACTCAGATAATGCACCGGATAATTTTACCACAAGCATTTTTGACTATGCTACCTCCTTTTGGGAACCTTCTCATTGAATTGCTTAAAGGAACGGCGTTGGTGTCTCTTATAACACTTGGTGATTTAATGTTTATGGGGGCACAGTTACGCGTAACCACTCTTCGCACTACAGAGGTATTCAGCCTGGTACTAATCATTTATTTTATCATCGCCTACCCTCTTATATTGGGTGTTCGGACGTTGGAGAGTAAATTTTCCAAGGGGAGGGCTTAG
- the ehuD gene encoding ectoine/hydroxyectoine ABC transporter permease subunit EhuD has product MWDWEYAFSIMPQLLKALQITIVATFLGFLLACVLGLLLAFARRSTFKPISLITGGIVEFIRSTPLLAQLYFIFYVLPQCGIMLSPLAAGVIGLGLHYSTYLSEVYRAGIDAVPRGQWEAATALNFSLSRIWLSIILPQAIPPVIPVMGNYLIGMFKDTPLLSAITLVEVLQAAKIIGSRSFQYIEPITMVGAMFLVLSYISSVGIRRLEARLNRW; this is encoded by the coding sequence ATGTGGGATTGGGAATATGCTTTTTCCATTATGCCTCAACTATTAAAAGCACTTCAGATAACCATTGTGGCCACATTTTTGGGCTTTTTGCTTGCTTGCGTTTTAGGCCTGCTACTGGCCTTCGCCCGGCGTTCAACTTTCAAACCTATTTCCCTGATAACGGGGGGGATTGTTGAATTCATAAGAAGTACACCTTTACTTGCACAGCTATATTTTATTTTTTATGTTTTACCCCAATGCGGAATTATGCTTTCACCCCTGGCCGCCGGGGTGATTGGGCTCGGTCTCCACTATAGTACTTATCTCTCTGAGGTATATCGTGCCGGGATCGATGCCGTTCCTCGTGGGCAATGGGAAGCGGCTACAGCCTTGAATTTTTCGCTTAGTCGCATTTGGCTGAGTATTATTCTTCCGCAGGCCATTCCTCCGGTGATTCCGGTGATGGGGAATTACTTAATCGGCATGTTTAAGGATACCCCTTTGCTTTCTGCCATTACACTGGTTGAGGTGCTGCAAGCTGCGAAAATAATTGGATCTCGTTCATTCCAATATATAGAACCTATTACCATGGTGGGAGCGATGTTCCTGGTGTTGAGTTATATTTCATCGGTGGGGATTCGCCGTTTGGAAGCCCGGCTAAACCGGTGGTAG
- the ehuA gene encoding ectoine/hydroxyectoine ABC transporter ATP-binding protein EhuA codes for MLVIEAVQLKHYGEISALVDKPVIRYQKVSKSFGDLKVLREIDLDIAAGEIVAVIGSSGSGKTTLARMLMTLEQPTSGVIIVDGEPLWHKEVNGELVPADEKHIRRVRSKIGMVFQQFNLFPHMTILRNITEAPVHVLGIPRAEAEKRAVDMLNKVGLGDKLNVYPSQLSGGQQQRVAIARALVMRPKVMLFDEVTSALDPELVGEVLEVLKEIAAEGETTMLLITHEMDFARDVADRIIFIDKGRIVEQGPPKVILGNPRNPRTREFLSRFRQQWGSRN; via the coding sequence GTGTTAGTTATCGAAGCTGTACAGTTAAAACATTACGGGGAGATTTCAGCCCTGGTAGATAAGCCGGTTATCCGTTATCAAAAGGTTAGTAAATCTTTTGGTGATCTTAAAGTACTCCGCGAAATTGATCTGGATATTGCCGCCGGAGAAATTGTTGCGGTAATTGGCTCCAGTGGTTCCGGAAAAACCACCCTGGCGCGCATGCTAATGACCCTTGAACAACCTACTTCTGGAGTAATAATTGTGGATGGTGAACCCCTTTGGCATAAGGAAGTAAACGGAGAACTTGTTCCCGCTGATGAAAAACATATACGCCGGGTTCGCAGTAAAATAGGTATGGTTTTTCAACAGTTTAACCTTTTCCCACACATGACTATATTAAGAAATATAACCGAAGCCCCTGTGCATGTGCTGGGAATTCCCCGGGCCGAAGCCGAAAAGAGGGCTGTTGATATGCTCAATAAAGTTGGACTGGGGGATAAACTCAATGTATACCCTTCACAGTTATCCGGGGGACAGCAGCAGCGTGTGGCCATTGCACGGGCACTGGTAATGCGGCCGAAGGTTATGCTGTTTGATGAAGTTACGTCAGCCCTTGACCCTGAACTGGTGGGTGAAGTGCTGGAAGTGCTTAAGGAAATAGCAGCCGAAGGCGAAACAACCATGCTGTTGATTACCCATGAGATGGATTTTGCCCGGGATGTTGCGGATCGTATTATTTTTATTGATAAAGGTCGAATTGTGGAACAAGGCCCTCCCAAAGTTATTTTGGGTAACCCGAGGAATCCCAGAACACGTGAATTTTTGAGCCGGTTTCGGCAGCAATGGGGCAGTAGGAATTAG
- a CDS encoding MarR family winged helix-turn-helix transcriptional regulator yields the protein MAKREKLIEFDTLLQELFKSNNCQLKELLHDLVTPTQFFLLKLIATKESCKAADIAHILDISPSAATTILDRLCKNGWVERDRSDKDRRIVWLKVTESGKTLLSDIEAKRFKLLVSQFDNITAEEIERTCEVFKKILKRR from the coding sequence GTGGCCAAGAGGGAAAAATTAATTGAATTCGATACATTGCTGCAGGAGTTATTTAAGAGCAATAACTGCCAGCTTAAAGAACTTTTGCATGATCTTGTCACCCCAACGCAATTTTTTTTGCTTAAACTTATTGCCACCAAGGAAAGCTGCAAAGCAGCCGATATTGCTCATATCCTGGACATTTCTCCGTCCGCCGCCACCACTATTTTGGACCGGCTGTGTAAAAACGGTTGGGTTGAACGGGACAGATCCGATAAGGATAGGCGTATCGTGTGGCTTAAAGTAACCGAAAGTGGAAAAACTTTGCTATCCGACATTGAGGCCAAAAGGTTTAAATTATTAGTAAGCCAGTTTGATAATATAACTGCGGAAGAAATAGAAAGAACCTGTGAAGTATTCAAAAAGATATTAAAAAGGCGTTAA
- a CDS encoding transcriptional regulator encodes MGVVESILNFLLIFLIINGIFNYMAISRARKQAQKIEEENAKLKLQVKEQIEMVTDNICGRTLPKSDAYVLAGDETRHYFCSWECREKYINLLKEY; translated from the coding sequence ATGGGTGTTGTAGAAAGTATATTAAACTTCTTATTAATTTTCTTGATAATAAACGGTATATTTAATTATATGGCCATTTCCCGGGCCAGGAAGCAAGCCCAAAAAATAGAAGAAGAGAACGCCAAATTAAAGCTTCAAGTAAAAGAACAAATCGAAATGGTAACTGATAATATTTGTGGACGTACTTTACCCAAATCAGACGCCTATGTACTGGCTGGAGATGAAACCAGGCATTATTTTTGCAGTTGGGAATGCAGGGAAAAATATATTAATCTTTTAAAAGAATACTAG
- a CDS encoding methyltetrahydrofolate cobalamin methyltransferase, with protein sequence MIVIGEKINGTIPSVKKAIENKDEQFIRDLAVKQVDAGADYIDVCAGTAPEFEVETLKWLMDIVQDVVDTPLCIDSPNPRAIEQVFKSAKAPGIINSVSEEGDKCEVIFPMIQGTRWQVIALTCDQKGIPSDVQTRVEITERIVQKAGRYDIAPDRIHIDPLVMAISADNSSLLNFIETLKAVKELYPTIKVTSGLSNISFGMPLRKIINSHFLTIAIYAGMDSAILDPCNRDILTTLLATEALLGRDRYCRNFSNAYRKNKIGPDRTKQN encoded by the coding sequence TTGATTGTCATTGGTGAAAAGATCAATGGAACCATCCCCAGTGTAAAAAAGGCCATCGAAAATAAGGATGAACAGTTCATTCGGGACCTGGCTGTCAAGCAGGTTGATGCGGGTGCTGATTATATTGACGTTTGCGCCGGCACAGCACCCGAGTTTGAAGTGGAAACTTTAAAATGGTTGATGGATATTGTACAGGATGTTGTTGATACACCCCTGTGTATTGACAGTCCCAATCCCAGGGCCATAGAACAGGTTTTCAAGTCCGCTAAAGCGCCTGGCATTATTAACTCGGTATCTGAAGAGGGTGATAAATGCGAAGTAATTTTCCCCATGATTCAGGGCACCCGGTGGCAGGTTATTGCGTTGACCTGTGACCAAAAGGGTATCCCTTCCGATGTGCAAACCAGGGTTGAGATAACTGAAAGAATAGTACAAAAGGCCGGGAGGTACGATATTGCCCCAGATAGAATTCATATTGACCCGCTGGTCATGGCGATATCAGCTGATAACAGCTCTCTACTAAATTTTATTGAGACACTGAAAGCGGTAAAAGAACTTTACCCCACCATTAAGGTAACCTCAGGTTTAAGTAATATATCATTTGGTATGCCCCTTAGAAAAATTATCAACTCGCATTTTTTAACCATTGCTATCTATGCCGGTATGGACTCGGCTATACTGGACCCTTGCAACAGGGATATATTAACCACCCTTTTAGCCACTGAAGCGTTGCTGGGTCGCGACAGGTACTGCCGTAACTTTTCCAATGCTTACAGGAAAAATAAAATTGGACCGGACAGGACTAAACAGAACTGA
- a CDS encoding cobalamin B12-binding domain-containing protein, which translates to MLDLQALTKAVGDLDEPKVLDMLKEFVATNPSSEETEAVVSACQKGMGIVGDLFDAKEYFVGDLIFAGELLNSALDILKPVMSVESNVKSGKIVLATVEGDLHDIGKNIFKSMSEAAGFEVHDLGIDVPASTFVEKVKEIKPEILGMSGVLTLALDSMKKTVDALKEAGLRDEVKVIIGGNPVTEEACRMIGADAFTTNAAEGVKMCQQWVS; encoded by the coding sequence ATGTTGGACTTACAAGCGTTAACCAAAGCGGTGGGAGACCTGGACGAGCCCAAGGTATTGGATATGCTCAAGGAATTTGTGGCCACCAATCCCAGCAGCGAAGAAACCGAAGCGGTGGTAAGCGCTTGCCAGAAAGGTATGGGTATTGTGGGCGACTTGTTTGACGCCAAGGAGTATTTCGTGGGCGATTTAATTTTCGCCGGGGAATTACTCAACTCGGCACTGGATATTTTAAAACCGGTTATGAGCGTTGAAAGTAACGTTAAATCGGGCAAAATCGTTCTGGCAACAGTGGAGGGCGACTTGCATGATATTGGCAAGAACATTTTTAAGAGCATGTCGGAGGCAGCCGGTTTTGAGGTTCACGACCTGGGTATAGACGTGCCGGCCAGCACCTTTGTGGAAAAGGTTAAAGAAATCAAGCCCGAGATACTGGGCATGAGCGGTGTGCTCACCCTGGCCCTGGATTCCATGAAAAAAACTGTGGATGCCCTTAAAGAAGCGGGATTGCGCGATGAAGTGAAGGTAATTATCGGCGGCAACCCGGTTACGGAAGAAGCCTGCCGGATGATTGGCGCGGATGCGTTTACAACCAACGCTGCCGAAGGAGTTAAGATGTGCCAGCAGTGGGTGAGCTGA
- a CDS encoding uroporphyrinogen decarboxylase family protein: MTDANALAQERTQLFHDLIDGKIPKRVPIAMGFPIEFAIKYAGKDLTEAQWDTSHLEETFDKVCQDFYSDLLPVNAFRFPSFYKLLGARNFVMGSSGFLQHPEIEGMAREDYDDFIANPYDCIVEKILPRIYTELNTDANTRAMTMAKAFKAFFDEMGNAQATYGRLIEKYGYGRVNFFAGFTEAPLDFVADQLRGFKGISTDIRRMPDKVEAAAEAATPIMIKKGIPAIPPSKYNAVFIPLHMAPFMRTSDFERFYWPTFKRLVDALAEAGYPSNLFVEQDWMRYLDYLYELPENTIMRFEYGDPKLVKEKLGKKHIISGFYPLSLLKTGTKQQCIDKAKELIDILAPGGKYFFDFDKAPVTLDSINVENARAVLDYVANNANY, from the coding sequence ATGACTGATGCCAATGCGTTGGCCCAGGAAAGAACTCAGTTGTTTCACGATTTGATAGACGGTAAGATCCCCAAAAGGGTGCCCATAGCAATGGGTTTTCCCATTGAATTTGCCATTAAATATGCGGGCAAAGATTTGACCGAAGCCCAGTGGGATACCTCTCACCTGGAAGAAACATTTGATAAAGTGTGTCAGGACTTCTACTCGGATTTACTTCCTGTAAACGCCTTCAGATTTCCTTCCTTCTATAAGCTGTTGGGGGCAAGGAACTTTGTTATGGGCTCCAGTGGTTTTTTGCAACACCCGGAAATTGAAGGTATGGCCCGGGAAGATTACGATGATTTTATTGCCAACCCCTATGATTGCATAGTGGAGAAGATACTGCCCCGTATATATACTGAGCTTAATACTGATGCCAACACCCGGGCCATGACCATGGCCAAGGCTTTTAAGGCTTTCTTTGACGAAATGGGCAATGCCCAGGCGACCTACGGAAGGCTCATTGAAAAGTACGGTTACGGCAGAGTGAACTTTTTTGCCGGGTTTACCGAGGCTCCCCTGGATTTTGTGGCTGACCAGCTGAGGGGCTTCAAAGGAATCTCCACTGATATCAGAAGGATGCCGGATAAAGTGGAGGCAGCCGCTGAGGCCGCCACCCCCATTATGATTAAAAAAGGTATACCGGCGATTCCGCCATCCAAATATAACGCTGTCTTTATACCGCTGCACATGGCACCTTTCATGCGCACGTCGGATTTTGAAAGGTTCTACTGGCCAACCTTTAAGAGATTGGTTGATGCACTGGCCGAAGCGGGTTACCCGTCAAACCTTTTTGTCGAGCAGGACTGGATGCGTTATCTTGATTACTTGTATGAACTACCCGAGAACACCATCATGAGGTTTGAATACGGCGATCCCAAGCTGGTTAAGGAAAAGCTCGGTAAAAAACATATCATATCGGGTTTCTATCCCCTTTCATTGTTAAAAACCGGGACCAAACAGCAGTGCATTGATAAAGCCAAGGAACTTATTGATATACTGGCACCGGGCGGTAAATATTTCTTCGATTTTGATAAAGCTCCGGTTACGCTGGACAGTATTAACGTGGAAAACGCCCGGGCGGTGCTGGATTACGTGGCTAACAATGCTAATTATTAG
- a CDS encoding MFS transporter produces MTGHAKQLLSPYRWVILLIMWSTMCIALTAQFQISALAYQIIPDFNLTPGQYGMVLTAPMLAGLFFSFAAGALADRWGVKRVVAVGFVFSIVGTFFRFSAENFLQLFMLMFLAGICPGFLNANAPKLLGAWFSKEQMGMAMGVYFSATGVGMGVALATSALFPSTKSAFITAGVAMLIIWLLWLLFIKAKPEGAPDLPVMPVTKYIGVAAGSKNVWLVGVALMFLMGSSMAFTGFLPNALHSEQGMNPATAGLVASIVTFGTVVGSILGPVISQRTGKLRPFLALVAILGAGAGISAWLVPQGAAMAVLFATLGVMLGMCAPILMSFPMLLPEIGPVYAGSAGGIIGTLQVVGGVCIPSFIISPLAGQNYTLFFALGSLCLLLVSVVVLLLPELGSGSRVKVGTDLAKAM; encoded by the coding sequence ATGACTGGTCACGCCAAGCAGTTGTTATCGCCATATCGCTGGGTAATTTTACTGATTATGTGGTCAACCATGTGTATAGCGCTTACTGCACAATTCCAGATTTCAGCGCTGGCCTATCAAATTATACCTGATTTTAATCTAACCCCCGGGCAGTATGGAATGGTGCTGACGGCTCCCATGCTGGCCGGTTTATTCTTCAGCTTTGCGGCAGGCGCCCTGGCGGACCGGTGGGGCGTCAAAAGAGTAGTTGCCGTTGGGTTTGTGTTCTCTATAGTGGGGACTTTTTTCCGCTTCTCGGCGGAAAATTTCCTTCAATTATTCATGCTTATGTTTTTAGCCGGTATTTGTCCTGGTTTTTTAAATGCCAACGCGCCAAAACTGCTGGGGGCATGGTTCTCCAAAGAGCAGATGGGCATGGCCATGGGTGTCTATTTCTCCGCCACCGGTGTGGGCATGGGGGTAGCCCTGGCCACCTCGGCCCTGTTTCCCAGTACCAAAAGCGCCTTTATTACCGCAGGGGTAGCCATGCTAATTATATGGTTACTGTGGCTTCTGTTTATTAAGGCCAAACCCGAAGGTGCTCCCGATTTGCCCGTTATGCCGGTGACTAAATACATCGGTGTGGCTGCCGGTAGTAAAAACGTATGGTTGGTGGGTGTGGCGTTAATGTTCCTTATGGGCTCGTCCATGGCCTTTACCGGATTTTTGCCCAATGCTTTACACAGCGAGCAGGGCATGAACCCGGCTACGGCCGGGCTTGTGGCTTCCATCGTCACCTTTGGCACGGTTGTGGGCAGTATTCTGGGGCCGGTTATTTCCCAGCGGACGGGTAAATTAAGACCCTTCCTGGCCCTGGTGGCAATTTTAGGGGCAGGTGCAGGAATTTCGGCGTGGCTGGTGCCCCAGGGGGCCGCTATGGCGGTGCTCTTTGCCACGCTCGGAGTTATGCTGGGCATGTGCGCGCCCATCCTGATGTCTTTCCCTATGCTGTTGCCCGAGATAGGCCCGGTTTATGCCGGGAGTGCCGGGGGGATTATTGGTACCCTCCAGGTGGTTGGCGGAGTTTGCATACCATCCTTTATCATTTCGCCGCTGGCAGGTCAAAACTACACGTTGTTCTTTGCCCTGGGCAGTTTATGCTTGTTACTGGTGAGTGTGGTGGTATTGCTGTTACCCGAGTTGGGTTCCGGTTCACGGGTGAAGGTTGGCACCGATTTGGCCAAAGCTATGTAA
- a CDS encoding DUF1638 domain-containing protein, with amino-acid sequence MSDVIIACQTLRDELDLAMRQTGLWYPVIWVESDYHNDPNQLRAKLQQEIDGQTGVRNILFAYGCCGSGLVGLKATSANLIIPKTEDCISMVLTRPGENFIRPKATYFLTRGWMEGSKSIFVEYEHAIKRYGEARTRRLFNVMLKHYRYFMLIDTGAYPVEGCLDKVRELAQNTGLQTVVSKGGLWFLKKLLTGPHGQEFSVVPRGGTVDISHFGMARHVPARQALQGSV; translated from the coding sequence ATGAGCGATGTAATTATTGCTTGTCAAACGCTACGCGATGAATTGGATCTGGCCATGCGGCAAACCGGACTTTGGTATCCGGTGATCTGGGTGGAATCTGACTATCATAACGATCCCAACCAGCTAAGGGCTAAACTGCAGCAGGAAATAGACGGACAAACCGGGGTACGAAACATATTATTTGCCTATGGCTGCTGCGGTTCGGGGTTGGTGGGTTTGAAGGCCACAAGTGCCAATTTAATTATTCCCAAGACGGAAGATTGTATCTCCATGGTACTAACCCGGCCCGGTGAAAACTTTATACGTCCTAAAGCAACATATTTTCTGACCCGGGGATGGATGGAAGGCTCCAAAAGCATATTTGTGGAATACGAGCACGCTATAAAACGTTATGGCGAAGCAAGGACCCGCCGGCTATTTAATGTAATGCTCAAACACTACCGTTATTTCATGCTTATAGATACCGGTGCTTACCCTGTGGAGGGATGTTTAGACAAGGTACGGGAACTGGCCCAAAACACCGGATTGCAAACGGTGGTGTCCAAAGGCGGTCTCTGGTTTTTGAAAAAGCTGCTCACGGGACCGCACGGGCAGGAGTTTAGCGTGGTTCCCAGGGGGGGTACGGTGGATATAAGCCACTTCGGTATGGCGCGGCATGTGCCGGCCCGGCAGGCCCTCCAGGGCAGTGTATAG
- a CDS encoding cobalamin B12-binding domain-containing protein, producing MESSGGKEQLLIKLVEQLDEERVLALAEELLNGGMDPLYLLDLVNEGMNRVGRLYESKEYFIADLIMAGLIFKQVLELDQMTAHFHTRHLNKTGKVVLGTVKGDIHDIGKDIFRGMLEANGFEVIDLGVDVPKESFVKKVEEYKPDILGLSGVLTETVETMKEVVANFEEAGLRDRVKIIVGGNHLNRETCLYIGADSFASDASQGIKICQAWMGESMDG from the coding sequence ATGGAAAGCTCCGGCGGCAAAGAACAATTGTTAATTAAACTGGTGGAACAGCTGGATGAAGAAAGAGTACTTGCCCTGGCGGAAGAATTGTTGAATGGGGGCATGGATCCGTTATATTTGCTGGACCTGGTCAACGAAGGTATGAACCGGGTGGGTAGACTTTACGAAAGCAAAGAATATTTTATTGCCGATTTAATCATGGCGGGACTTATTTTCAAGCAGGTACTGGAACTGGATCAAATGACCGCGCATTTCCACACCCGCCATCTCAACAAAACGGGTAAGGTTGTTTTGGGCACTGTCAAGGGCGATATCCACGATATAGGTAAGGACATTTTCAGAGGTATGCTGGAAGCCAATGGCTTTGAGGTTATTGACCTGGGGGTGGATGTCCCCAAGGAATCCTTTGTCAAGAAAGTCGAAGAATACAAGCCGGATATCCTGGGGCTCAGCGGTGTGTTAACCGAAACTGTTGAAACAATGAAAGAAGTGGTGGCTAATTTTGAAGAGGCCGGCCTCAGGGACCGGGTCAAGATCATTGTGGGCGGCAACCATTTAAACCGGGAAACGTGCCTGTACATCGGTGCGGATAGCTTTGCCAGCGATGCCTCGCAGGGGATAAAGATTTGCCAGGCCTGGATGGGGGAATCAATGGATGGTTAG
- a CDS encoding GntR family transcriptional regulator produces MVSPVYLRIVEDIREKISNAVLKPGDAIPSEKALGEEYGASRMTVRKGLAILANEGYIYSIPGKGNFVQKPELNKYCICYDEMNNSINSVDKTKLLEVSIIMPDDKLAGELQITRNRNVILIRRLFYTDGTPVAYDIKYLLYQKGMPIVEKEIAHATFPEMLSGSVPLLALRKELTIYAAVPGEEIKKYLNIYHELALLVVEQKLYNSENKPVGMGITYYRGDYIKLQGASQ; encoded by the coding sequence ATGGTTAGCCCGGTTTACTTGCGCATAGTGGAGGATATTAGAGAAAAAATCAGTAACGCAGTGTTAAAACCCGGTGATGCCATTCCCTCGGAAAAGGCTTTGGGTGAAGAGTACGGGGCCAGCCGGATGACAGTAAGAAAGGGTCTGGCTATTTTAGCCAACGAAGGGTATATTTATTCCATTCCAGGTAAGGGTAACTTTGTCCAAAAGCCGGAGCTTAACAAGTATTGCATTTGCTATGATGAAATGAACAACTCCATTAATAGTGTGGATAAAACCAAACTGCTGGAAGTAAGCATCATCATGCCCGATGATAAGCTGGCCGGGGAACTGCAGATTACCAGGAACAGAAATGTGATCTTGATTCGCAGGCTTTTTTATACCGACGGCACTCCCGTGGCTTATGATATTAAATATTTGCTTTACCAAAAGGGGATGCCCATTGTAGAAAAAGAGATTGCCCACGCCACTTTTCCTGAAATGCTGTCCGGTAGTGTCCCCTTGTTGGCGCTGCGAAAAGAATTGACCATTTATGCTGCGGTGCCCGGTGAAGAAATTAAAAAATACTTGAATATTTACCATGAGCTGGCTCTGCTGGTGGTGGAGCAGAAACTTTACAACAGTGAAAACAAGCCCGTTGGCATGGGGATCACCTACTACCGGGGAGACTATATTAAATTGCAAGGAGCAAGCCAATAA